A single window of Sneathiella limimaris DNA harbors:
- the def gene encoding peptide deformylase, with translation MALLPIITAPDPRLKTVSEPVGQVDDEIRQLVSDMFETMYEAPGIGLAAIQVGVQKRLLVVDVVGKGQEDKDPEPLALINPEITWVSDHDNVYEEGCLSVPAHYADVVRPAEIEVSYLDEQGEKQKLKADGLLATCIQHEIDHLNGILFVDHISALKRNMILRKLLKQKKLAS, from the coding sequence ATGGCCCTTTTGCCAATTATTACAGCGCCGGATCCGCGTTTGAAAACTGTATCTGAACCTGTTGGTCAGGTTGATGATGAAATTCGTCAACTGGTTTCTGACATGTTTGAAACCATGTATGAAGCGCCAGGTATTGGATTGGCCGCTATTCAGGTCGGTGTGCAGAAACGGCTTTTGGTTGTGGATGTGGTCGGCAAGGGGCAGGAAGACAAGGATCCTGAGCCATTAGCGCTGATCAATCCGGAAATTACCTGGGTCTCTGATCATGACAATGTTTATGAAGAAGGGTGCTTGTCTGTTCCGGCTCATTACGCGGATGTTGTTCGCCCGGCAGAGATTGAAGTTTCCTATCTGGATGAGCAGGGCGAGAAACAGAAGCTGAAGGCGGATGGTCTTCTCGCAACTTGTATCCAGCACGAGATTGATCACTTGAACGGAATTCTGTTTGTGGACCATATCTCAGCGTTGAAGCGGAACATGATTCTGCGGAAACTCCTGAAACAGAAAAAACTCGCAAGCTAG
- the fmt gene encoding methionyl-tRNA formyltransferase produces the protein MSLRIAFMGTPDFSCTVLKALLETEHEIVCVYSQPPRKAGRGKSLRPTPVHQLAESNGIPVRTPVSLKSEEAQREFADLNLDVAIVVAYGLLLPKAILDAPKFGCLNLHASLLPRWRGAAPIQRAIMAGDTETGVGIMQMAEGLDTGDVLAELKIPITPLTTAGSLHDELAEAGAVLMVQTISHLGDGSLTPSVQPEEGVTYAKKIDKAEAKINWNLPSDELSCHIRGLSPFPGAYFEVDGTRIKVLNVEHVDASGAPGEVLDDFLTVACGQGALKLTLLQRAGKSPMDTLTFLNGFKLPKGTRLD, from the coding sequence ATGAGCCTTCGAATTGCGTTTATGGGAACGCCAGATTTTTCCTGTACAGTTTTGAAGGCCCTTCTGGAAACCGAGCACGAAATTGTTTGTGTATATTCCCAGCCACCTCGTAAGGCTGGCCGCGGAAAATCCTTGAGGCCAACTCCAGTTCATCAATTGGCCGAAAGCAATGGTATTCCTGTACGCACACCTGTCTCTTTGAAATCAGAAGAAGCCCAACGGGAGTTTGCCGATCTGAATCTGGATGTTGCCATCGTGGTGGCGTATGGCCTTCTTCTTCCTAAAGCAATATTAGACGCCCCCAAGTTTGGATGCCTGAACTTGCACGCCTCACTTCTTCCCAGATGGCGGGGGGCTGCACCGATCCAGCGGGCCATTATGGCTGGGGATACGGAAACGGGTGTTGGGATTATGCAGATGGCTGAAGGGCTAGATACTGGTGATGTGCTCGCAGAGCTAAAAATTCCGATCACTCCCTTAACGACAGCAGGCAGTTTGCATGATGAACTGGCCGAAGCTGGTGCCGTCCTTATGGTTCAGACCATATCTCATCTTGGGGATGGAAGCCTGACCCCGAGCGTTCAACCAGAAGAGGGCGTTACGTACGCTAAGAAAATTGACAAGGCGGAAGCCAAGATCAATTGGAACCTGCCTTCAGATGAGTTGAGTTGCCACATCCGCGGATTAAGTCCTTTTCCTGGCGCCTATTTTGAGGTGGACGGAACCCGGATCAAAGTTCTGAATGTGGAGCATGTGGACGCATCAGGTGCGCCTGGTGAGGTTCTGGATGATTTTCTGACCGTTGCTTGTGGGCAGGGAGCGTTAAAGCTCACGTTGTTACAGCGAGCCGGAAAATCACCGATGGATACTTTGACATTCCTGAACGGGTTCAAGTTGCCCAAGGGCACCAGGCTAGACTAG
- the truA gene encoding tRNA pseudouridine(38-40) synthase TruA, whose amino-acid sequence MPRYKITIEYDGTGLVGWQRQENGPSVQQHIEEAIFAFAGEEVRIQGAGRTDAGVHALAQVASFDLVKEFEARTVTNAINYHLSPERISILETEMVSEEFNARFSATGRSYIYRIINRPSRLALDAGYAWHVKRELDEGKMQEAANLLIGKHDFSSFRAAACQAKSPVKTLSKLDVVRDGDMIEFYVSAPSFLHNQVRAMVGTLSLAGTGQWMVSDVEAALNAKDRQKAGPNAPPYGLYLSQVTY is encoded by the coding sequence ATGCCACGATACAAGATCACGATAGAATATGATGGAACCGGCCTTGTCGGATGGCAACGTCAGGAAAATGGTCCTTCCGTTCAGCAGCATATCGAAGAAGCGATTTTTGCATTCGCTGGTGAAGAAGTCCGCATTCAAGGTGCAGGGCGGACTGATGCGGGTGTTCATGCGCTGGCGCAGGTTGCCAGTTTTGATCTGGTGAAAGAGTTCGAAGCGCGAACGGTCACCAATGCGATCAACTATCATCTGTCGCCAGAGCGGATCTCCATCTTGGAAACGGAAATGGTGAGCGAAGAGTTTAACGCCCGGTTTTCGGCAACCGGGCGCAGTTATATCTACCGGATCATCAACCGTCCCTCCCGCCTTGCGCTGGATGCAGGCTATGCCTGGCATGTGAAGCGAGAGCTTGATGAGGGTAAGATGCAGGAAGCGGCTAATCTGTTGATCGGAAAGCACGACTTTTCCAGTTTTCGAGCAGCTGCCTGTCAGGCAAAAAGCCCCGTTAAAACCCTTAGCAAACTGGATGTGGTTCGCGACGGGGACATGATTGAGTTTTATGTCTCTGCACCATCATTTTTGCATAATCAGGTGCGAGCAATGGTCGGCACCCTGTCACTTGCAGGAACCGGGCAATGGATGGTTTCAGATGTTGAAGCCGCGTTAAACGCCAAAGATCGGCAGAAAGCCGGTCCAAATGCACCGCCTTATGGGCTGTATTTATCCCAGGTTACATATTGA